A section of the Cervus canadensis isolate Bull #8, Minnesota chromosome 8, ASM1932006v1, whole genome shotgun sequence genome encodes:
- the LOC122446189 gene encoding 60S ribosomal protein L36a-like yields MVNVPKTRRTFCKKCGKHQPHKVTQYKKGRDSLYAQGKRRYDRKQSGYGGQTKPIFRKKAKTTKKIVLRLECVEPNCRSKRMLAIKRCKHFELGGDKKRKGQVIQF; encoded by the coding sequence ATGGTCAATGTCCCTAAAACCCGAAGGACTTTCTGTAAGAAGTGTGGAAAGCATCAGCCGCACAAAGTGACCCAGTATAAGAAGGGCAGAGATTCCCTGTATGCCCAGGGAAAGAGGCGCTATGATCGGAAGCAGAGTGGCTATGGTGGGCAGACCAAGCCAATTTTCCGGAAGAAGGCGAAAACCACCAAGAAGATCGTGCTGAGACTTGAATGTGTTGAGCCCAACTGCAGATCCAAGAGGATGCTGGCCATTAAGAGGTGCAAGCATTTTGAACTCGGAGGAGATAAGAAGAGAAAGGGCCAAGTGATCCAGTTCTAA